In one window of Mesorhizobium sp. B2-1-1 DNA:
- a CDS encoding OmpA family protein, with amino-acid sequence MQWSRSAFVLAVVFFSNHASADPARKSEDIVKFFAGAADLGKSRGICVGSEEECNKSNTNGQQEGRSNLDMLINFGLDSAQLDATARAELEEFAKALKDNRLSTFNFVVEGYTDATGTLRYNEGLSQRRAKSVAAFLTASGVEAARINAVGMGEKNPRNANPYDPANRRVEMRIKTQ; translated from the coding sequence ATGCAGTGGAGTCGTTCAGCCTTTGTCTTGGCGGTCGTGTTTTTCTCGAACCATGCTTCCGCCGATCCGGCTCGGAAATCAGAAGACATCGTGAAGTTTTTTGCCGGCGCAGCCGATCTTGGCAAATCTCGAGGAATTTGTGTCGGTTCCGAAGAGGAGTGCAACAAGAGCAACACCAATGGGCAGCAGGAAGGCAGATCCAACCTCGACATGCTGATCAATTTCGGGCTGGATTCGGCCCAACTCGACGCAACCGCGCGCGCTGAGCTCGAAGAGTTTGCCAAGGCTTTGAAAGACAACCGGCTGAGCACGTTCAACTTCGTCGTCGAAGGCTACACCGATGCGACGGGCACGCTGCGCTACAACGAAGGTCTGTCACAACGAAGAGCGAAATCGGTGGCAGCTTTCCTGACGGCCAGCGGTGTCGAGGCCGCGCGCATCAACGCCGTCGGCATGGGCGAGAAGAACCCTCGCAACGCCAACCCGTACGATCCTGCCAACCGCCGCGTGGAAATGCGGATAAAAACGCAATAA
- a CDS encoding DUF6931 family protein, which yields MRTPPTEQHSIAFCRDLLAGRIPEEAITFCAYLLPERAAVWWAHECLSHLSDLFDETDHRLLGLVRDWVSEPDSPRHRTDVRAAAAKSPTTPVGWIILAAGSREDRSAVAAMPALDLQPSPAAYAINAGILAGLARVALVDRFSVLSAFVEIGIQMAEIEALHQSTDAS from the coding sequence ATGCGCACTCCTCCGACCGAACAGCACTCGATCGCGTTTTGCCGCGACCTCCTCGCCGGGCGCATTCCTGAGGAAGCGATTACATTTTGCGCCTACCTGCTTCCCGAGCGGGCCGCGGTCTGGTGGGCCCACGAATGCCTAAGCCATCTGAGCGACCTCTTCGATGAGACCGATCACCGGTTGCTCGGTCTTGTCCGCGACTGGGTGAGCGAACCCGACAGCCCCCGCCATCGAACAGACGTCAGAGCCGCCGCGGCAAAATCGCCAACAACCCCGGTCGGCTGGATTATCCTAGCTGCGGGATCGCGTGAAGATCGGTCAGCCGTGGCCGCGATGCCGGCACTGGATTTGCAGCCTTCTCCTGCTGCCTATGCAATCAATGCCGGAATTCTGGCCGGTCTGGCACGCGTGGCGCTCGTGGACCGCTTCTCGGTGCTGTCGGCGTTCGTCGAAATCGGTATCCAGATGGCCGAGATCGAGGCCCTCCACCAGTCAACGGATGCATCTTAG